The proteins below come from a single Polynucleobacter necessarius genomic window:
- a CDS encoding TRAP transporter large permease: MIPLEWMPPFMFGGLVIFMLIGFPVAFSLMAAGLFFSAIAISEGFFGMAFLQAIPQRIFGSVLANDLLLAIPFFTFMGAILERCGLAEEMLDSMGQLFGRVRGGLGYSVIIVGFILGAITGTVAAQVIAMAMISLPVMMRYGYNMRYATGVLAASGTITQLVPPSLVLIVLADQLKTQSGSADVGSMYLGAWGPSILQIALFALYTFFLSRIRPNDLPPVPEGDLILRGWALWQQCLLGIVPSAVLIFLVLGTIMTGIATPTESGAMGAMGALLLAWLRKASIPNLKGLIQEAYQNTMRITAMVVFILIGSTCFSVVFQGVDGGRWVEELFSSLPGGWVGFLIVVNLFVFFLAFFLDFFEVAFIVVPMLAPVAVKLLSPVLLESMNGNPQAAASAALVWFGVMLCVNMQTSFMHPPFGFALFYLRGVAPKEVKSSDIYWGALPWVVLQLVMVAVVMAFPALVTTFLDKPAAVVQSQDFNFISEECKSESPASKVDEDAPVTFQLDKPAN; the protein is encoded by the coding sequence ATGATTCCATTGGAGTGGATGCCCCCTTTCATGTTTGGCGGCTTAGTCATCTTTATGTTGATTGGCTTCCCAGTCGCGTTCTCCTTAATGGCAGCAGGATTGTTTTTCTCCGCGATTGCGATCAGTGAAGGCTTTTTTGGCATGGCATTTTTGCAAGCCATCCCGCAACGCATTTTTGGGAGCGTACTCGCCAACGATTTGTTGTTAGCTATTCCATTCTTTACCTTTATGGGCGCCATTCTGGAGCGTTGCGGTCTAGCCGAAGAGATGCTGGACTCCATGGGTCAACTCTTCGGGCGAGTACGCGGCGGCCTGGGTTACTCCGTGATTATTGTGGGCTTTATTTTGGGTGCCATCACGGGAACGGTAGCAGCCCAGGTTATTGCTATGGCGATGATCTCGCTCCCCGTCATGATGCGCTACGGCTATAACATGCGCTACGCTACCGGCGTATTAGCGGCCTCAGGCACCATTACGCAATTGGTGCCGCCATCGTTAGTATTAATTGTTCTCGCAGACCAACTCAAAACTCAAAGCGGTAGTGCGGATGTAGGCAGCATGTATCTGGGCGCTTGGGGTCCATCCATTCTGCAGATTGCTCTCTTTGCGCTGTACACCTTTTTCCTGTCCCGTATTCGGCCAAACGATTTACCGCCCGTTCCTGAGGGCGACTTAATACTGAGAGGCTGGGCTTTATGGCAACAGTGCTTACTGGGAATTGTTCCGTCAGCAGTGCTGATCTTCTTAGTGCTTGGCACCATCATGACCGGTATCGCCACCCCCACCGAATCAGGTGCGATGGGTGCGATGGGTGCCTTATTACTCGCCTGGCTGAGAAAGGCTAGCATTCCAAACCTCAAAGGGTTGATTCAGGAGGCTTACCAAAACACTATGCGTATTACGGCAATGGTGGTATTTATCTTAATTGGCTCCACATGCTTTTCCGTTGTCTTTCAAGGCGTTGATGGTGGTCGTTGGGTAGAGGAACTGTTCTCAAGTCTGCCAGGCGGCTGGGTAGGCTTCTTAATTGTGGTGAATTTATTTGTCTTTTTCTTGGCATTCTTTTTAGACTTTTTTGAAGTTGCTTTCATTGTTGTGCCAATGCTCGCTCCTGTAGCGGTCAAATTGCTCTCACCGGTGTTACTAGAGTCGATGAACGGCAATCCACAAGCTGCAGCAAGCGCAGCACTGGTTTGGTTTGGGGTAATGCTTTGCGTCAACATGCAAACTTCATTTATGCATCCACCATTTGGTTTTGCCCTGTTTTACTTAAGAGGGGTTGCGCCAAAAGAGGTGAAAAGTAGCGATATCTATTGGGGCGCCTTGCCTTGGGTTGTTCTACAACTGGTTATGGTTGCCGTGGTTATGGCATTCCCAGCACTCGTGACCACCTTCCTAGATAAGCCTGCAGCCGTTGTGCAGAGTCAGGATTTCAATTTCATCAGTGAAGAATGTAAATCGGAATCACCTGCAAGCAAGGTTGATGAAGATGCGCCAGTGACCTTCCAATTGGATAAGCCTGCTAATTAA
- a CDS encoding TRAP transporter small permease subunit: MGFWFKLSESIDRVNQLLGSAASIMILLSCVVSAVNAILRYGLDMSNNWPLELQWYLFSAAVMLGASYTLKRNEHVRVDLIYSDLSDRGRIWVDLFGLACFLMPACSLFTYLSWTSLFYLSWLMAEGSLNSGGLARYPIKFVVPFGFFMLSLQGLSEIIKRIGALNGETTLPTEDLHYEKPMQ, translated from the coding sequence ATGGGTTTTTGGTTCAAGCTCTCCGAGAGCATTGACCGAGTAAATCAACTGCTGGGCAGTGCTGCCAGCATCATGATTTTGCTCTCTTGCGTAGTCTCTGCTGTTAATGCCATTCTGCGTTACGGTCTAGACATGAGCAATAACTGGCCACTAGAACTTCAATGGTATCTATTTAGCGCTGCAGTCATGCTGGGCGCTTCCTATACCCTCAAGCGCAATGAACACGTGCGCGTGGATTTAATCTACTCAGACTTATCGGATCGAGGTCGCATTTGGGTTGATCTCTTTGGTCTAGCTTGCTTTTTGATGCCCGCTTGCAGTCTGTTTACCTATTTATCCTGGACCAGCCTCTTTTATCTCTCATGGTTGATGGCAGAGGGCTCCCTCAATTCAGGGGGCTTAGCTCGCTATCCAATTAAGTTTGTGGTACCGTTTGGCTTCTTTATGTTGAGCCTTCAGGGTCTATCAGAAATCATCAAACGAATCGGGGCACTCAACGGAGAAACTACCCTGCCCACTGAAGATCTCCATTACGAAAAGCCAATGCAATGA
- the argH gene encoding argininosuccinate lyase, whose translation MSSSKNSLANKAQAWSARFAEPVDELVQRYTASIGFDQRFALVDIEGSLAHAQMLAAQKIIGAQDLADIEKGMAQIKGEIEAGEFHWQLALEDVHLNIEARLTELVGDAGKRLHTGRSRNDQVATDLRLWLRGSVDEIATTLKTLRTALLDLAEKHAQTIMPGHTHLQVAQPITFGHHLMAYYEMFSRDASRLADLRTRFNRLPLGAAALAGTTYPIDREQVAKTLGFDGICNNSLDAVSDRDFAIEFCAFASILMMHVSRLSEELILWLSPRFGFIDLQDRFCTGSSIMPQKKNPDVPELARGKTGRVYGDLISLLALMKGQPLAYNKDNQEDKEPLFDAVDTVQDTLRIFADMVPHIEVKAEVMKTAAEEGFATATDLADYLVKKGLAFRNAHEAVAHAVKACVGRNCMLTDLGLSELRFACGLDNRPELIGDDVFALLTVDGSVKSRQHAGGTAPSQVLAAIKRGRAAL comes from the coding sequence ATGAGCTCATCTAAAAATTCCCTTGCCAATAAGGCCCAAGCTTGGTCAGCCCGTTTTGCTGAACCCGTTGACGAACTCGTCCAGCGCTATACCGCCTCGATTGGTTTTGATCAACGCTTTGCCCTAGTCGATATTGAAGGCTCATTAGCTCACGCCCAGATGCTAGCTGCCCAAAAAATCATCGGCGCCCAGGATTTAGCAGATATTGAAAAGGGTATGGCTCAAATTAAGGGCGAAATCGAAGCTGGTGAATTTCACTGGCAACTCGCATTGGAAGATGTGCATCTGAATATCGAGGCACGTCTCACGGAGTTGGTGGGTGACGCAGGCAAACGTTTGCATACAGGACGCTCGCGGAACGATCAAGTGGCGACGGATTTACGTCTCTGGTTGCGCGGCAGTGTTGATGAAATTGCAACAACATTAAAAACTTTACGCACAGCACTTTTGGATCTTGCCGAGAAACATGCACAGACCATCATGCCGGGTCATACTCACCTACAGGTTGCTCAACCCATTACCTTTGGCCACCACTTGATGGCCTATTACGAAATGTTTAGTCGCGATGCTAGTCGTTTAGCGGACTTGCGCACGCGCTTTAATCGTTTACCCCTTGGCGCTGCCGCTCTTGCGGGCACTACCTATCCAATTGATCGCGAGCAAGTTGCTAAGACGTTGGGATTTGATGGGATCTGCAACAACTCCTTAGATGCCGTTTCTGATCGTGACTTTGCGATTGAATTTTGCGCGTTTGCATCAATTTTGATGATGCATGTTTCACGCCTCTCCGAAGAGCTAATTCTTTGGCTAAGCCCACGCTTTGGTTTTATTGATTTGCAAGATCGCTTTTGCACGGGCAGCTCGATCATGCCGCAAAAAAAAAACCCCGATGTTCCTGAGCTAGCGCGTGGCAAAACTGGCCGTGTCTATGGCGACTTAATTTCATTACTGGCCTTAATGAAGGGTCAGCCCTTGGCTTACAACAAAGATAATCAAGAGGATAAAGAGCCCTTGTTCGATGCGGTCGATACCGTACAAGATACCCTACGCATTTTTGCTGACATGGTTCCTCACATTGAAGTGAAAGCCGAGGTCATGAAAACAGCGGCGGAAGAGGGGTTTGCAACTGCGACCGATCTTGCAGACTATTTAGTCAAAAAAGGTCTCGCCTTTCGTAACGCCCATGAAGCGGTTGCCCATGCAGTGAAAGCCTGTGTTGGCAGAAACTGCATGCTCACAGATCTCGGCCTCTCCGAATTGCGCTTTGCCTGCGGACTTGACAATCGCCCTGAGCTGATCGGTGACGATGTATTTGCATTACTCACAGTCGATGGCTCTGTGAAATCCCGTCAACATGCTGGCGGTACCGCCCCTTCACAAGTTCTCGCTGCCATTAAGCGGGGCCGCGCTGCCCTCTAA
- the hemC gene encoding hydroxymethylbilane synthase: MSQTLNSSSPSPGLEAPKRLVIASRESRLAMWQAEHVRDCLKKLYPGCDVQILGMTTRGDQILDLALSKVGGKGLFVKELETALEDGRADLAVHSLKDVPTVMPEGFELACVMAREDARDAFVSSDYASLDDLPKGAVVGTSSLRRESVLRARFPHLVIQPLRGNLDTRMSKLDRGEYQAIILAAVGLKRLGLEPRIRAYLPYDPYTPAAGQGALGIETLSQHPNIKQWLSPLNDLSTLYAVSAERMVSRQLGGSCEVPLAAHATWNKEHLQIQSFVAGTDGKAICLAKWSAKVCSIADAEALGLEVAKDLLAQGAAELIPKIAK; encoded by the coding sequence ATGTCCCAAACCCTGAATTCTTCATCCCCATCCCCTGGTCTAGAAGCCCCTAAACGGCTTGTTATTGCCTCTAGAGAAAGTCGGCTAGCAATGTGGCAGGCCGAACATGTCCGGGATTGCCTGAAAAAGCTCTACCCAGGGTGTGATGTACAAATTTTGGGGATGACGACTCGGGGTGATCAAATTTTGGATCTCGCTCTCTCCAAGGTGGGTGGAAAAGGCCTTTTTGTTAAAGAATTGGAGACTGCGCTGGAAGACGGTCGCGCGGATTTGGCGGTGCATTCTCTAAAAGATGTACCTACGGTGATGCCAGAGGGTTTTGAATTGGCTTGTGTCATGGCCAGAGAGGATGCCCGTGATGCATTTGTTTCGAGTGATTATGCGAGTCTCGATGATTTGCCTAAAGGCGCAGTGGTGGGAACCTCGAGTTTGCGACGTGAGTCCGTTTTACGCGCTAGATTTCCTCATCTCGTGATTCAGCCATTACGTGGAAATTTGGATACGCGGATGAGTAAGCTGGATCGTGGCGAATACCAAGCCATCATTTTGGCTGCTGTTGGATTGAAGCGGCTGGGCTTGGAACCCCGTATTCGTGCTTATTTGCCATACGATCCGTACACGCCTGCTGCAGGACAGGGCGCGCTTGGTATCGAGACGCTGAGTCAGCATCCCAATATTAAGCAATGGTTATCTCCGCTAAATGACTTATCCACTTTATATGCAGTATCTGCTGAGCGCATGGTGTCACGTCAGTTAGGTGGCTCCTGTGAGGTGCCGCTAGCAGCCCATGCCACTTGGAATAAAGAGCATTTGCAAATTCAATCTTTTGTCGCTGGCACGGATGGCAAAGCCATCTGTTTAGCAAAATGGAGCGCTAAAGTCTGCTCTATTGCAGATGCGGAAGCATTGGGTTTAGAAGTCGCAAAGGACCTCCTCGCACAGGGTGCTGCAGAGTTAATTCCCAAGATTGCTAAATAA
- a CDS encoding uroporphyrinogen-III synthase, which translates to MSIKTIVITRPSGQARQFIEVLTKAIEQAGIAKRSFAQILSLPLLTIIPKDDEQLADHIATVLNHADLAIFVSPNAIESVMRLLERNWQDFSKNIIPIGVMGCSSAMALKNHGIGLEGSPTPIYMPSSNEQWDSGGLWTVLQRLDWDWTTKKVIFFKGDGGRDWLADTIKKAGAAVEAILIYTRMPLDVANPAWLAVREMDISRSLWVLTSSEAVRYLGQVTKDELPQGLQHASALCPHHNIADAARAIGFGEVFTSEPGDEALIKAALAWLTI; encoded by the coding sequence ATGAGCATCAAAACCATTGTCATTACTCGGCCCAGCGGTCAGGCACGACAGTTCATTGAAGTACTGACAAAAGCGATTGAGCAAGCGGGTATTGCAAAACGAAGTTTTGCACAAATTTTGTCTTTACCCTTGTTAACGATTATCCCTAAGGATGACGAGCAATTGGCCGATCACATTGCCACAGTTCTGAATCACGCTGACTTGGCAATTTTTGTTAGCCCCAACGCTATTGAATCGGTCATGCGTTTGTTAGAGCGGAATTGGCAAGATTTTTCTAAGAACATTATTCCTATTGGCGTTATGGGTTGTAGTAGCGCCATGGCATTGAAGAACCATGGGATCGGTTTGGAAGGCTCTCCCACCCCAATCTATATGCCGAGTAGTAATGAACAATGGGATTCAGGGGGTCTGTGGACGGTGTTACAACGCTTGGATTGGGATTGGACCACCAAGAAAGTCATCTTTTTTAAAGGTGACGGCGGCCGTGATTGGCTAGCAGATACGATCAAGAAAGCGGGCGCTGCTGTAGAGGCTATTTTGATCTATACGCGAATGCCATTAGATGTAGCGAATCCTGCCTGGCTCGCTGTACGAGAAATGGATATTTCTAGATCACTCTGGGTGCTCACATCATCCGAAGCAGTGCGTTATCTCGGTCAAGTTACCAAGGATGAATTGCCGCAAGGTTTACAACATGCCAGTGCGCTATGTCCGCATCACAATATTGCTGATGCTGCGCGGGCAATAGGTTTTGGTGAAGTATTTACTTCGGAGCCAGGAGATGAAGCGCTCATTAAGGCTGCACTTGCTTGGCTGACAATTTGA
- a CDS encoding chorismate--pyruvate lyase family protein, with protein sequence MIHRNRLRSAWNRVGSGGIHRAPREWQPWLIDTGSLTQKIEKAIGQKLQVQVLRDCPQTLNRDESRYFRFQIRRCRIREVLLCADGVP encoded by the coding sequence ATGATTCACCGTAATCGTCTCCGTTCTGCATGGAATCGAGTCGGTTCCGGTGGAATTCATCGGGCACCACGTGAGTGGCAACCATGGCTGATTGATACTGGATCACTCACGCAAAAAATTGAGAAAGCGATTGGTCAAAAACTGCAAGTACAGGTTTTGCGCGACTGCCCTCAAACGTTAAATAGAGATGAAAGTCGCTATTTTCGTTTTCAGATTCGACGGTGTCGCATTCGGGAAGTATTGCTTTGCGCCGATGGTGTGCCTTAG
- a CDS encoding DEAD/DEAH box helicase: MTFSKETKHTGSEFQNFAIAAPLLKNIAELGFTQATPVQAQVIPAATAGGDLLVSSQTGSGKTAAFLLPLINQLIESNPNNSPVPGRAQPKVLVLCPTRELAQQVAADAVNFVRGVKGIRIATVMGGMPYGKQIQALKGALLVVATPGRLLDLCDSKAIRLDDVQQLVIDEADRMLDMGFSEDLETIDKRCANRQQTLMFSATFAPSIMALANELTTDAKRIELTHAGEKHANIEQKLHWADSMSHKHKLLEHILADASLDQAVVFASTQVESEKIADTLRANGYEATALHGAMPQAVRMRRLESLRKGHTKILVATDVAARGIDVPRISHVINFGLPMKPEDYTHRIGRTGRAGRNGVAITLVGHRDRAKIRNIERFTQQNIVVSVIAGLEPQVKPNFGGGRPGGHSGSRSGGGGSGRYGSGARSESRFGGGNSGGNRSGDSRPARSADSRPARSADSHPKRPAGPRFAKPRPGGQRRNFSGN; this comes from the coding sequence ATGACTTTTTCTAAAGAAACAAAACATACTGGATCGGAATTCCAGAACTTCGCCATCGCGGCACCACTACTTAAAAACATTGCTGAATTGGGATTTACCCAAGCAACACCAGTGCAAGCTCAGGTTATTCCTGCAGCCACTGCTGGCGGAGACCTATTGGTCAGCAGTCAAACCGGTAGCGGTAAGACCGCAGCGTTTTTATTGCCGTTGATTAACCAATTGATCGAGAGCAACCCAAACAACTCGCCTGTACCAGGTCGCGCACAACCCAAAGTATTGGTGCTCTGCCCTACGCGCGAGTTAGCCCAACAGGTTGCAGCTGATGCCGTCAACTTTGTTCGCGGTGTCAAAGGGATTCGCATTGCCACTGTGATGGGTGGCATGCCCTACGGCAAACAAATTCAAGCACTTAAAGGTGCATTGCTGGTTGTCGCCACACCAGGTCGCTTATTAGACCTCTGTGATAGCAAAGCCATTCGCCTTGACGACGTTCAACAATTAGTCATTGATGAAGCTGATCGCATGCTCGATATGGGATTTTCGGAAGACCTAGAAACGATTGATAAGCGTTGCGCAAATCGCCAGCAAACCTTGATGTTCTCTGCGACCTTCGCACCCAGCATTATGGCCTTGGCCAACGAATTAACTACCGATGCAAAGCGTATTGAGCTTACTCACGCCGGTGAAAAGCATGCCAATATCGAGCAAAAGCTTCACTGGGCTGATAGCATGTCTCATAAGCACAAATTGCTGGAGCACATTTTGGCGGACGCCTCGTTGGATCAAGCGGTTGTCTTTGCCAGCACCCAAGTGGAAAGTGAAAAGATTGCAGATACCTTGCGTGCAAACGGCTATGAAGCTACCGCATTACATGGCGCTATGCCTCAAGCAGTACGCATGCGTCGTCTAGAGTCTTTACGCAAAGGTCACACCAAGATTTTGGTGGCCACCGATGTCGCTGCTCGCGGTATTGATGTGCCCCGCATTAGTCACGTGATTAATTTTGGCTTGCCCATGAAACCAGAAGACTACACACACCGCATTGGTCGTACCGGTCGTGCTGGTCGCAATGGCGTTGCAATTACCCTAGTGGGACACCGCGATCGCGCCAAGATTCGCAATATTGAGCGCTTCACGCAACAAAATATTGTCGTTTCGGTGATTGCCGGCCTTGAACCACAAGTCAAACCAAACTTTGGTGGTGGACGCCCTGGTGGCCACTCTGGAAGCCGTTCTGGTGGTGGCGGTAGTGGCCGCTACGGCTCCGGTGCACGCTCTGAATCTCGCTTTGGTGGCGGCAATTCGGGTGGCAATCGTTCTGGCGATTCTCGTCCAGCTCGCTCTGCAGATTCTCGCCCTGCCCGTTCTGCGGATTCACACCCAAAGCGCCCAGCAGGTCCGCGATTCGCAAAACCGAGGCCTGGCGGCCAACGTCGCAACTTTAGTGGCAACTAA
- the msrA gene encoding peptide-methionine (S)-S-oxide reductase MsrA, which translates to MIDTFDKNSSSLERATLGGGCFWCLEAVYQQIHGVSSVVSGYAGGESPNPSYETVCTGTTGHAEIVDIEFDPQIISFRDLLEIFFVIHDPTTLNYQGHDHGTQYRSVSFTHGDEQSKIAHEVVCELEDSKIYSNPVVTQIKAAPAIYPAEDYHQNYFQQHPNQGYCAALVAPKLAKFRAKFKSLIAPKYA; encoded by the coding sequence GTGATAGATACTTTTGATAAAAATTCCTCTTCCTTAGAGCGTGCAACCCTTGGTGGCGGGTGTTTTTGGTGTCTTGAAGCTGTTTATCAACAGATCCATGGGGTCAGTAGCGTGGTCTCTGGCTATGCAGGCGGTGAGTCTCCAAATCCAAGTTATGAAACTGTTTGCACTGGAACCACAGGGCACGCTGAGATCGTGGATATCGAATTTGATCCACAGATCATTTCGTTTCGGGACTTACTGGAAATTTTCTTTGTAATTCACGATCCAACAACATTGAACTACCAGGGACATGATCACGGCACGCAATACCGCTCAGTGAGCTTTACTCACGGTGATGAGCAGAGCAAGATTGCCCATGAAGTGGTATGCGAACTCGAAGACTCAAAAATTTACTCAAATCCAGTAGTGACGCAAATTAAAGCGGCGCCTGCAATTTATCCTGCTGAGGACTATCACCAAAATTATTTTCAGCAGCATCCCAATCAAGGGTATTGTGCGGCTTTGGTTGCACCAAAGTTAGCGAAATTTAGAGCCAAATTCAAATCGCTGATCGCCCCCAAATACGCCTAG
- the pdxH gene encoding pyridoxamine 5'-phosphate oxidase, translating to MDSIAQLRKNYTFGQLSESEVPQQPLLLFQLWFDQAVKAECPEPNSMTLATADKAGNPSARIVLLKGADENGFTFFTNYESQKGKDLAVRPQAAMLFHWHELERQVRIQGVVERVSPEESDQYFHSRPPASRIGAWASPQSAPIPNREFLKEAEKRFQAEFGDTPPRPAHWGGYRLRPTKIEFWQGRPSRLHDRIHYKLNSTHWGISRLAP from the coding sequence ATGGACTCCATTGCTCAACTTCGCAAAAACTACACCTTCGGGCAACTCTCAGAATCCGAAGTTCCACAGCAACCTTTGCTACTGTTTCAGCTTTGGTTTGATCAAGCAGTCAAAGCGGAGTGTCCAGAACCGAATTCCATGACTCTGGCAACCGCAGATAAGGCTGGCAATCCATCAGCACGTATTGTCTTACTAAAAGGCGCCGACGAAAACGGCTTTACCTTTTTTACCAATTACGAGAGTCAAAAAGGAAAAGACCTCGCTGTTCGCCCGCAAGCGGCCATGCTCTTTCATTGGCATGAATTAGAACGCCAGGTACGCATCCAGGGGGTGGTTGAACGTGTTAGCCCCGAAGAGAGCGATCAATACTTCCACTCTCGTCCACCAGCATCTCGCATTGGCGCTTGGGCCTCTCCCCAAAGCGCCCCCATTCCAAACCGTGAGTTTTTAAAGGAGGCCGAAAAACGCTTTCAGGCAGAATTTGGCGATACCCCACCGCGTCCAGCGCATTGGGGTGGCTACCGCCTTCGCCCTACCAAAATCGAATTTTGGCAAGGCAGACCATCACGCCTGCACGATCGCATTCACTACAAACTGAATAGTACACATTGGGGCATTAGTAGACTCGCACCGTAA
- a CDS encoding ThiF family adenylyltransferase: MAEHKIEDGDNGGLEERRFRGVSRLYGSELRARFRNATVVVAGLGGVGSWAAEALARTGIGHLVLADFDHIAESNTNRQLHAIEGQFGKAKVEAMTQRILQINPEIQFTAHDEFLGPDNLDRIIPSNAYVLDATDSVQTKIALSVWARQHNRALVMCGAAGGKTDPTAVRCADLSRTEQDALLAKVRQGLRQDHGFSRNLKHKIGIRAIYSHEPRAGASTGGLACSGYGSTVMVTAACGLAAAAEILNWIGEDR, encoded by the coding sequence ATGGCAGAACACAAGATTGAAGACGGAGACAATGGCGGGCTAGAGGAGCGTCGTTTTAGGGGCGTTTCTAGGCTCTACGGCTCCGAGTTGCGTGCGCGTTTTCGGAATGCGACTGTCGTGGTCGCGGGCTTGGGTGGCGTTGGTTCATGGGCGGCAGAGGCGTTGGCTCGCACTGGAATTGGTCATTTGGTGTTAGCGGACTTTGACCACATTGCTGAGAGTAATACCAATCGTCAGTTGCATGCTATTGAAGGCCAGTTTGGAAAAGCGAAAGTCGAAGCCATGACGCAACGCATACTACAGATTAATCCTGAAATTCAATTCACTGCACATGATGAATTTTTGGGGCCGGATAATTTAGATCGCATCATCCCGAGTAATGCCTATGTGCTTGATGCTACGGATTCTGTTCAAACCAAAATTGCACTGTCTGTTTGGGCAAGACAACACAATCGTGCTTTAGTGATGTGTGGAGCGGCAGGCGGTAAGACTGATCCTACTGCAGTGCGCTGTGCCGATCTGTCACGTACGGAGCAAGATGCTTTATTGGCAAAAGTCCGCCAAGGCCTCAGGCAAGATCATGGATTTTCGAGAAATCTAAAACACAAAATTGGGATTCGAGCGATTTATTCGCATGAGCCACGAGCGGGCGCATCGACTGGGGGTCTAGCCTGCTCGGGCTATGGCTCAACGGTGATGGTGACAGCAGCGTGTGGCCTTGCTGCGGCAGCTGAGATTTTGAATTGGATTGGCGAAGATCGGTAA
- the ald gene encoding alanine dehydrogenase, with the protein MIIGAPQEVKNNEFRVGLTPGNVRGLCQQGHSILIQRGAGAQIGLSDESYRMADATLINSAAEVFQKAEMIVKVKEPKPQECAMLQEDQLLFTYLHLAPDPKQTAVLLASGATCIAYETVTAMNGALPLLAPMSEVAERMSIQAAAAHLEKTNGGLGVLMAGVPGVSPAKILILGVGVVGRNALQIAVGMGADVCIFDRDIDRLRQIDLFYGNRVRIFYSDSLLVESEIGEAGVMIGAVLLPGAAAPKLVTKEMVKKMKAGAAIVDVAIDQGGCFKTSKPTTHADPTFLVDGVLHYCVANMPGAVARTSTFALTNATYPYIEALANRGFVQALSTDHHLRNGLSIHKGVLTLEPVAQAQGLEYALAEDLLAA; encoded by the coding sequence ATGATTATTGGCGCTCCACAAGAAGTGAAAAATAATGAGTTTCGGGTTGGTCTGACTCCCGGCAATGTCAGGGGTTTATGTCAGCAAGGACACTCCATCTTGATTCAGCGTGGAGCTGGTGCGCAAATTGGATTGAGTGATGAGTCTTATCGTATGGCTGACGCCACTCTCATTAATAGTGCTGCTGAAGTATTTCAGAAAGCGGAAATGATTGTGAAAGTGAAAGAGCCTAAGCCACAAGAATGCGCCATGCTACAAGAGGACCAACTGTTATTCACCTACTTGCATCTCGCGCCAGATCCCAAACAAACGGCAGTTCTTCTTGCTTCAGGCGCAACCTGTATTGCCTATGAGACAGTCACCGCCATGAACGGTGCCCTCCCATTGCTAGCGCCAATGAGTGAAGTGGCGGAGCGGATGTCCATTCAGGCGGCTGCAGCACATCTGGAAAAAACCAATGGCGGTTTGGGAGTCTTAATGGCAGGTGTACCGGGGGTATCTCCCGCCAAGATCCTCATTTTGGGCGTGGGAGTGGTGGGTCGTAACGCCTTGCAGATAGCGGTGGGTATGGGTGCAGATGTCTGCATTTTTGATCGGGATATTGATCGTTTGCGACAGATTGATCTCTTTTATGGCAATCGTGTTCGGATCTTTTATTCGGACAGTTTATTGGTCGAGTCTGAAATTGGCGAAGCGGGTGTAATGATTGGAGCGGTACTGTTGCCGGGGGCGGCCGCACCAAAGCTGGTTACAAAAGAGATGGTTAAGAAGATGAAAGCCGGTGCGGCGATTGTAGACGTCGCGATTGATCAGGGTGGTTGCTTCAAGACATCCAAACCCACGACGCACGCTGATCCAACCTTTTTAGTTGACGGCGTCTTGCACTATTGCGTCGCTAATATGCCGGGAGCGGTGGCGAGAACGTCTACTTTTGCGCTAACGAATGCAACCTATCCGTATATCGAGGCATTGGCCAATCGTGGTTTCGTGCAAGCGCTATCAACGGATCACCATCTGCGAAATGGCCTTAGTATCCATAAAGGCGTTTTAACATTAGAGCCAGTAGCCCAAGCGCAGGGGCTGGAATATGCATTGGCGGAGGATTTGCTGGCAGCGTAA